From the Candidatus Methylomirabilota bacterium genome, one window contains:
- a CDS encoding thioesterase family protein, whose translation MEIQPGLVGEIEIVVQPQDTADAMGNKGVHVLATPRLVGLFEEAAITAVQSHLPAGAGTVGTRIDVRHLAATPVGMRVRARAVLREVDGRRYVYDLEAHDQVEKVGEGTHERFQVNQAKFLERIAEKANRR comes from the coding sequence ATGGAGATCCAACCCGGCCTCGTGGGAGAGATCGAGATCGTGGTCCAGCCCCAGGACACGGCCGATGCAATGGGGAACAAAGGGGTGCACGTGCTGGCGACGCCACGTCTGGTCGGCCTCTTCGAGGAAGCCGCCATCACGGCCGTCCAGTCCCACCTGCCGGCCGGAGCCGGCACCGTGGGGACGCGGATCGACGTCCGCCACCTGGCCGCCACGCCGGTCGGCATGCGGGTCCGAGCCCGCGCCGTCCTTCGCGAGGTGGACGGCCGGCGTTACGTCTATGACCTCGAGGCCCACGACCAGGTGGAGAAAGTCGGGGAGGGGACGCACGAGCGGTTTCAGGTCAACCAGGCGAAGTTCCTCGAGCGCATCGCCGAGAAAGCCAATCGCCGCTAG
- a CDS encoding TRAP transporter small permease, translating into MKAFLEGYARLLAAIGRVELGVARLCLGAIVLCIFAQVVSRYGFNRPLVWVEEFATYCFIWGTFVGASLGLKQGLHIKVETFLGRLAPGARQVILCLTQLAIGVFCLLLIVNGVKAMLLFEWGQRTIALPIELPRYLFFSGPLILASASMLVTVVHDLLSTATGRPPRPGRDAPVAA; encoded by the coding sequence GTGAAGGCCTTCCTCGAGGGCTATGCCCGGCTCCTCGCCGCGATCGGGCGAGTCGAGCTGGGTGTCGCCCGCCTCTGCCTGGGCGCGATCGTCCTCTGCATCTTCGCCCAGGTCGTCAGCCGGTACGGGTTCAACCGCCCCCTCGTGTGGGTCGAGGAGTTCGCGACCTACTGCTTCATCTGGGGCACCTTCGTGGGGGCGAGCCTGGGCCTCAAGCAGGGGCTCCACATCAAGGTCGAGACGTTCCTGGGGCGCCTGGCCCCCGGCGCCCGCCAGGTGATCCTCTGCCTGACCCAGCTCGCCATCGGAGTCTTCTGCTTGCTCCTCATCGTCAATGGCGTCAAGGCGATGCTCCTGTTCGAGTGGGGGCAGCGGACGATCGCCCTGCCCATCGAGCTTCCCCGGTATCTCTTCTTCTCGGGTCCCCTGATCCTGGCCTCGGCGTCGATGCTCGTCACCGTCGTCCACGATCTGCTGAGCACCGCGACCGGGCGCCCCCCGCGGCCCGGGCGGGACGCGCCGGTCGCGGCATGA
- a CDS encoding sugar phosphate isomerase/epimerase family protein: protein MPASWFMDIVDGRMSIAAWIDFAATLGLDGLDFGQAWFRDRRPAAIAELRQRAEDAGLRPCLLRCAPDFTHPDPGVRQATLDEMREMIDLAYALGGAMLRVVAGQAHPTVSRAQGVAWVRDAVRGLLPHAEAAGVVLAYENHTKASVWQYRDFSEDSAVFLEIVRATEGTALRINFDTGNPLVHDEEPLPLLRRVAHRVACIDANDSATRGKFEFCVVGRGLVPFAEIFGFLKREVGYDGWISVEEFSRTGERGFREAVGFVRDAWARA, encoded by the coding sequence GTGCCTGCCAGCTGGTTCATGGACATCGTCGACGGACGGATGTCCATCGCGGCCTGGATCGACTTCGCCGCCACCCTCGGGCTCGACGGGCTCGACTTCGGTCAGGCCTGGTTCCGCGATCGGCGCCCGGCCGCGATCGCCGAGTTGCGCCAGCGCGCCGAGGACGCCGGTCTCCGGCCTTGTCTGCTCCGATGCGCTCCCGACTTCACCCACCCGGACCCGGGCGTCCGGCAGGCCACGCTCGACGAGATGCGGGAGATGATCGACCTGGCGTACGCCCTCGGGGGCGCGATGCTCCGGGTGGTGGCCGGCCAGGCGCATCCCACGGTCTCGCGCGCCCAGGGCGTGGCGTGGGTCCGCGACGCGGTCCGGGGGCTCCTGCCCCACGCCGAGGCCGCCGGCGTCGTCCTCGCCTACGAGAACCACACGAAGGCTTCCGTGTGGCAGTACCGCGACTTCTCCGAGGACTCGGCCGTGTTCCTCGAGATCGTCCGGGCCACCGAAGGCACGGCGCTCCGGATCAACTTCGACACCGGCAACCCGCTGGTCCACGACGAGGAGCCGCTCCCGCTCCTCCGGCGGGTGGCGCACCGCGTGGCCTGCATCGACGCCAACGACTCGGCGACGCGGGGAAAGTTCGAGTTCTGCGTCGTCGGCCGGGGCCTGGTGCCGTTCGCCGAGATCTTCGGCTTCCTCAAGCGGGAGGTCGGCTACGACGGCTGGATCTCGGTGGAGGAGTTCAGCCGGACCGGGGAGCGCGGGTTCCGGGAGGCGGTGGGGTTCGTGCGAGACGCCTGGGCCCGGGCGTGA
- a CDS encoding PfkB family carbohydrate kinase, with protein sequence MGDDSVTLNLAVPGAKPFDVVGVGVTVVNELFVVPRFPEPDTKIDALAVARQGGGVVATAMVTCARLGLRTKFVGKVGADDLGNLPRESLRKEGIDLADLIVDPTESTRLTFGLVERASGRRTLIRGAMTPARLRPEEVSAGAVTAGRLLHLDGYEGPAAVRAARWAREAGIVVSVDAEEATECRDELFALTDILVVSHRFGQRLAGVDRVASILDWLEGRGPALVGVTLGAGGAAVRHRGRTVEAPGFSVDVADTTGAGDVFHGAFLAGLLWGWPLGATLPFANAVAALKCRVLGGQAGIPSLAETRAFLAARGVEVPPGDRGMPGPSPAVPAVPEQGVSRR encoded by the coding sequence GTGGGCGACGACAGCGTGACCCTGAACCTCGCCGTCCCGGGCGCCAAGCCCTTCGACGTGGTAGGCGTCGGGGTCACCGTCGTGAACGAGCTGTTCGTGGTGCCCCGCTTCCCCGAGCCGGACACGAAGATCGACGCGCTCGCGGTGGCCCGGCAGGGCGGGGGCGTGGTGGCCACGGCCATGGTGACGTGCGCCCGGCTCGGGCTCCGCACCAAGTTCGTGGGCAAGGTGGGCGCCGACGATCTGGGGAATCTCCCGCGGGAGAGCCTGAGGAAAGAGGGGATCGACCTCGCCGATCTCATCGTCGACCCCACCGAGAGCACGCGCCTGACCTTCGGCCTCGTCGAGCGGGCTTCCGGCCGGCGGACGCTGATCCGCGGGGCGATGACGCCGGCTCGGCTGCGCCCGGAGGAAGTCTCGGCAGGGGCCGTGACCGCCGGGCGCCTCCTGCACCTGGACGGCTACGAAGGCCCGGCCGCGGTGCGGGCGGCCCGCTGGGCCCGGGAGGCGGGGATCGTCGTGTCGGTCGACGCGGAGGAGGCGACCGAGTGCCGGGACGAGCTCTTCGCGCTGACCGACATCCTGGTCGTCTCCCACCGCTTCGGCCAGCGGCTGGCCGGGGTCGACCGGGTCGCGTCGATCCTGGACTGGCTGGAGGGGCGGGGGCCGGCTCTCGTCGGGGTGACGCTGGGCGCGGGGGGAGCCGCCGTGCGGCACCGGGGCCGGACCGTGGAGGCACCCGGGTTCAGCGTGGACGTGGCGGACACGACCGGCGCCGGAGATGTCTTTCACGGCGCATTCCTCGCCGGCCTGCTCTGGGGCTGGCCGCTCGGGGCGACCTTGCCGTTCGCCAATGCGGTCGCCGCGCTGAAGTGCCGAGTGCTGGGCGGACAGGCGGGCATCCCGTCGCTGGCCGAGACGCGGGCGTTTCTGGCGGCCCGCGGGGTGGAGGTGCCGCCTGGCGACCGCGGGATGCCCGGGCCGTCGCCCGCGGTGCCCGCCGTCCCCGAGCAGGGGGTGAGTCGACGATGA
- a CDS encoding MBL fold metallo-hydrolase codes for MPGVSMPGGGRRIAFWAALLLLSLALTRDVPSEAQSGRAGRLATQSLPIHHLATGFRNIDPGFARASSWTRVRHFVRRLGPMLLGDRNGAALPAAAPDVVELRRNGHAPTVTWVGHSTLLVQLDGVNFLTDPHWGDRTGPFGGRVGVGRYTPPGIALEDLPPIDFVLISHDHYDHLDEPTVRRLAERFNPRWVVPLGIKAWLADRGITNATELDWGESVTVRGLKITCTPAQHASGRTLHDQGRRLWASWVVSGTRRFYFGGDSGYARHFKEIGDAYGPFDLAALAIGSYTPREATRPVHTSPEEALQAWVDLRAARFVGIHWGTFYLAEEPYDEPPRRLAAEVTRRGFDPEAVWVLKPGETRPW; via the coding sequence GTGCCAGGGGTATCCATGCCGGGAGGGGGACGACGAATCGCATTCTGGGCCGCACTCCTCCTGCTGAGCCTCGCGCTTACCCGCGACGTGCCCTCCGAGGCCCAGAGCGGGCGCGCAGGACGCCTCGCGACGCAGAGCCTCCCGATCCACCACCTCGCCACCGGCTTCCGCAACATCGATCCCGGCTTCGCGCGCGCCTCGAGCTGGACGCGCGTGCGGCACTTCGTGCGCCGGCTGGGTCCCATGCTCCTGGGCGACCGAAACGGCGCGGCCCTGCCGGCCGCGGCGCCCGACGTCGTGGAGCTCCGCCGGAACGGCCACGCGCCCACGGTCACCTGGGTCGGGCACTCGACTCTCCTCGTCCAGCTCGACGGGGTGAACTTCCTCACCGACCCGCACTGGGGCGACCGCACGGGTCCGTTCGGGGGACGGGTGGGGGTGGGGCGTTACACGCCGCCCGGGATCGCCCTCGAGGACCTGCCCCCGATCGACTTCGTCCTGATCTCCCACGACCACTACGATCACCTCGACGAGCCCACCGTCCGCCGGCTCGCCGAGCGGTTCAATCCGCGCTGGGTCGTCCCGCTCGGGATCAAGGCCTGGCTGGCCGACCGCGGGATCACGAACGCGACCGAGCTGGACTGGGGAGAGTCCGTCACCGTTCGGGGTCTCAAGATCACGTGCACCCCGGCCCAGCACGCCTCCGGCCGCACCCTCCACGACCAGGGGCGGCGGCTCTGGGCCTCGTGGGTCGTCTCGGGCACCCGGCGCTTCTACTTCGGCGGAGACTCGGGCTATGCCCGGCACTTCAAGGAGATCGGGGACGCCTACGGCCCCTTCGACCTCGCGGCCCTCGCCATCGGCTCCTACACCCCCCGGGAAGCCACGCGGCCGGTCCACACATCGCCGGAGGAGGCCCTTCAGGCGTGGGTCGACCTCCGGGCCGCGCGCTTCGTCGGAATCCACTGGGGCACGTTCTACCTCGCCGAGGAGCCGTATGACGAGCCGCCCCGCCGGCTGGCCGCCGAGGTGACGCGGCGCGGCTTCGATCCCGAGGCGGTGTGGGTGCTGAAGCCGGGAGAGACCCGCCCCTGGTAG
- a CDS encoding TRAP transporter large permease, which yields MILAALFVVFLALVAIETPIAFALGLASLTYLLLEGRTPLVILVQRMTSGLDSFPFLALPLFVLAGMVFSQAGIARRIYDFARALVGHIQGGLAHVNVVGSMIFAGMSGTAQADAAGMGIIEIEEMKAEGFDPAFSAAVTAASSIIGPIIPPSVIMVIFCVMTEVSVADMFIGGIIPGLLMGFALMGMIYWMAATGRVHAPIRPRASFAEIRRTFWRALPALVAPVLLTGGLLLGVATPTELGALTVVYGLVLGFAYGDLTWRDLTRLLGEAAAMCGVLVFIVSVAFPFGWLVAINQVPATVARWILDLTTNPWLILMLINLALFVAGCFMETTAILIISVPVFFPLAQKLGLDPVHFGMVVIVNLLIGTNTPPFGICLFITMQIAGVSFAAITRAVLPFLVPMILTLLAITFFPRLVLFLPGLLR from the coding sequence ATGATCCTCGCGGCCCTCTTCGTCGTGTTCCTGGCCCTGGTCGCCATCGAGACCCCCATCGCCTTCGCCCTGGGATTGGCGAGCCTGACCTACCTGCTCCTCGAAGGCCGGACGCCGCTCGTCATCCTCGTCCAGCGGATGACGTCGGGGCTCGACAGCTTCCCGTTCCTGGCCCTCCCGCTGTTCGTCCTGGCTGGCATGGTCTTCAGCCAGGCCGGCATCGCCCGCCGGATCTACGACTTCGCCCGGGCGCTGGTCGGCCACATCCAGGGCGGTCTCGCCCACGTCAACGTGGTCGGCAGCATGATCTTCGCCGGCATGTCGGGGACCGCCCAGGCCGACGCGGCCGGGATGGGGATCATCGAGATCGAGGAGATGAAGGCCGAGGGGTTCGATCCCGCGTTCTCGGCGGCCGTGACCGCGGCCTCGTCCATCATCGGTCCGATCATCCCGCCCTCCGTCATCATGGTCATCTTCTGCGTGATGACCGAGGTCTCGGTGGCCGACATGTTCATCGGGGGCATCATCCCGGGCCTCCTGATGGGCTTCGCGCTCATGGGGATGATCTACTGGATGGCCGCCACCGGCCGCGTCCACGCTCCGATCCGGCCGCGGGCCTCCTTCGCCGAGATTCGCCGGACCTTCTGGCGGGCTCTGCCGGCTCTGGTCGCGCCCGTCCTCCTGACCGGCGGGCTCCTGCTCGGGGTGGCCACGCCGACCGAGCTCGGCGCCCTCACCGTGGTGTACGGCCTCGTGCTCGGGTTCGCGTACGGCGATCTGACGTGGCGTGACCTGACGCGGCTCTTGGGGGAGGCCGCCGCCATGTGCGGCGTGCTCGTCTTCATCGTCTCGGTCGCCTTCCCGTTCGGCTGGCTGGTGGCCATCAACCAGGTGCCGGCCACCGTCGCCCGGTGGATCCTCGACCTGACGACCAATCCCTGGCTCATCCTCATGCTGATCAACCTCGCCCTGTTCGTCGCCGGCTGCTTCATGGAGACCACGGCCATCCTGATCATCAGCGTTCCGGTGTTCTTCCCCCTGGCCCAGAAGCTCGGGCTCGACCCCGTCCACTTCGGGATGGTCGTCATCGTGAACCTGCTCATCGGCACCAACACGCCGCCCTTCGGGATCTGCCTCTTCATCACGATGCAGATCGCCGGGGTCTCGTTCGCCGCGATCACCCGAGCGGTCCTGCCGTTCCTGGTTCCCATGATCCTGACGCTGCTCGCCATCACCTTCTTTCCACGCCTGGTCCTGTTTCTGCCGGGCCTCCTGCGATAG
- a CDS encoding sugar ABC transporter substrate-binding protein: MGTRKRRAEPTRRDLLRWGGMVAATAAAGPFVWTSAKGQTFDWKRFRGKELFLMLAKHPWPEEMVRWIPEFQELTGMRVSYEMLPDQQQRQKNVIQFTAGDSGIDAFYSSLHVEKKRFWKAGWYEPLNGYLQSPALTSPEFDWNDFTEGARRTAAQPDGSISAIPCFMDALIFFYRKDVFQEKGLQPPKTMAEMEELARKLHTPPAMYGIVYRGLKNANAATWDGMLFNFGGDFLTRDGKANLVSKEAIATTEYYVRLLRSYGPPGVVKFNWYECSSAFSQGQIAMYYDGVNFANIWEDKEKSKVAGKVGYTVFPRGPGGQWAATFTPGMAISRFSRNKEAAWYFVQWSTGKQNFIRQMVAGVGVPRVSAWSAPEVRAKRRYPAEWYDAYLESLKIGRLGVPEIVGVTEYRDIIGVAIEKAIEGADVKAVLEQAQREFQELLDKTERA; this comes from the coding sequence ATGGGCACCCGGAAGCGGCGAGCGGAGCCGACGCGGCGGGACCTTCTCCGGTGGGGCGGGATGGTGGCGGCGACCGCCGCGGCCGGCCCGTTCGTCTGGACATCGGCCAAGGGCCAGACCTTCGACTGGAAGCGGTTCCGGGGCAAGGAGCTGTTCCTCATGCTCGCCAAGCACCCGTGGCCGGAGGAGATGGTCCGGTGGATCCCGGAGTTCCAGGAGCTCACCGGGATGCGGGTGAGCTACGAGATGCTCCCGGACCAGCAGCAGCGGCAAAAAAACGTCATCCAGTTCACGGCCGGTGATTCCGGGATCGACGCCTTCTACTCGAGCCTCCACGTCGAGAAGAAGCGCTTCTGGAAGGCGGGGTGGTACGAGCCCCTGAACGGCTACCTCCAGAGTCCGGCTCTGACCAGCCCGGAGTTCGACTGGAACGACTTCACCGAGGGCGCTCGCCGGACGGCCGCCCAGCCGGACGGGTCGATCAGCGCGATCCCCTGCTTCATGGACGCGCTGATCTTCTTCTACCGGAAGGACGTGTTCCAGGAGAAGGGCCTCCAGCCCCCGAAGACGATGGCCGAGATGGAAGAGCTGGCCAGGAAGCTCCACACCCCGCCGGCCATGTACGGGATCGTGTACCGGGGACTCAAGAACGCCAACGCCGCCACCTGGGATGGGATGCTCTTCAACTTCGGGGGCGATTTCCTGACCAGGGACGGCAAGGCGAACCTGGTGAGCAAGGAGGCGATCGCGACCACCGAGTACTACGTGCGGCTGCTCCGGAGCTACGGGCCGCCCGGCGTCGTGAAGTTCAACTGGTACGAGTGCAGCTCGGCCTTCAGCCAGGGACAGATCGCGATGTACTACGACGGCGTGAACTTCGCCAATATCTGGGAGGACAAGGAGAAGTCCAAGGTGGCGGGCAAGGTCGGTTACACGGTCTTCCCGCGGGGGCCGGGCGGGCAGTGGGCGGCGACCTTCACGCCGGGGATGGCGATCAGCCGCTTCTCCCGGAACAAGGAGGCCGCCTGGTACTTCGTCCAGTGGTCCACCGGCAAGCAGAACTTCATCCGGCAGATGGTGGCCGGGGTCGGCGTCCCACGCGTGTCGGCCTGGAGCGCCCCGGAGGTGAGGGCGAAGCGGAGGTATCCCGCGGAGTGGTACGACGCCTACCTGGAGAGCCTCAAGATCGGCCGGCTCGGCGTCCCGGAGATCGTCGGCGTCACCGAGTACCGGGACATCATCGGGGTGGCGATCGAGAAGGCGATCGAGGGAGCCGACGTGAAGGCGGTACTGGAGCAGGCCCAGAGGGAGTTTCAGGAACTGCTGGACAAGACCGAGAGGGCCTGA
- a CDS encoding homocysteine S-methyltransferase family protein produces MAAKSSGGRKAGILERLKRGVVLGDGGYILELERRGYVQAGPYTPEVAIEHPEALRQLHEEFLRAGSDVLQALTFYASRDKLATAGYGGQMEAINRAAVRIARKVAGDEALVAGTLCITWQYRPGSAQARARVRRLFDEQIAAQAAEGVDFFICETLHYVGEGVLAAQAIKAAGFPAMVTLNFKATEQSLDGHGPEEVARILVEEGADIVGANCGRDPAHLLPIVEKMRKAVRTGFIAAQPVAYRVREDIPYFMGRPEFPLELDPLTLPRGEMAAYAVRAREVGVDYIGACCGTVAAHIRAMAEALGRRPEASAKSPRLEKHPILGTPKSLKGRVTTGR; encoded by the coding sequence ATGGCAGCGAAGTCGAGCGGCGGCCGGAAGGCCGGCATCCTGGAGCGGCTCAAGCGCGGGGTCGTCCTCGGGGACGGCGGGTACATTCTCGAGCTCGAGCGGCGGGGATACGTGCAGGCCGGCCCCTACACGCCCGAAGTCGCCATCGAGCATCCCGAGGCGCTCCGCCAGCTCCACGAGGAGTTCCTGCGGGCCGGCTCCGACGTGCTGCAGGCCCTCACCTTCTACGCGAGCCGCGACAAGCTGGCGACGGCGGGCTACGGGGGCCAGATGGAGGCCATCAACCGCGCCGCCGTCCGCATCGCCCGCAAGGTGGCGGGCGACGAGGCGCTGGTGGCCGGAACGCTCTGCATCACCTGGCAGTACCGGCCGGGCAGCGCCCAGGCCCGGGCCCGGGTCCGCCGGCTCTTCGACGAGCAGATCGCCGCCCAGGCCGCCGAAGGCGTCGACTTCTTCATCTGCGAGACGCTCCACTACGTGGGGGAGGGCGTCCTGGCCGCCCAGGCCATCAAGGCCGCCGGCTTCCCCGCCATGGTCACGCTCAACTTCAAGGCCACCGAGCAGAGCCTGGACGGTCACGGGCCCGAGGAGGTCGCCCGCATCCTGGTCGAGGAGGGGGCCGACATCGTCGGGGCCAACTGCGGCCGCGACCCGGCCCATCTGCTTCCCATCGTGGAGAAGATGCGGAAGGCGGTGCGGACGGGCTTCATCGCCGCCCAGCCGGTAGCCTATCGCGTGCGGGAGGACATCCCCTACTTCATGGGGCGGCCCGAGTTCCCGCTCGAGCTCGACCCGCTGACGCTGCCCCGGGGCGAGATGGCGGCCTACGCGGTGAGGGCGCGCGAGGTCGGCGTGGACTACATCGGCGCCTGCTGCGGCACCGTCGCCGCCCACATCCGCGCCATGGCCGAGGCGCTCGGGCGGCGGCCGGAGGCGAGCGCCAAGTCGCCGCGCCTCGAGAAGCACCCGATCCTGGGGACGCCGAAGAGCTTGAAGGGCCGCGTCACCACCGGGCGCTGA
- a CDS encoding sulfite exporter TauE/SafE family protein has product MPSLAGTLFLLAAALPTAIVGGVVGFGTGLTMLPLVVWAVGIRASVPVLTIALLIGNCSRAWWSRHELDWRVIGAYLAGAVPLAALGSVVYAGARIEWLSRLMGAMLLLSVPLRRWLERGPLRMRLRHFPLLGAVTGFLSALVAAIGPINTPFFLGYGLRRGAYVGTEAACIAVVHLTKTLVYGRYALVTSETGGLGLAIGAVMFVGAFLGRRILDRMSDRAFVALVEVLIMALGVLFLVFPPR; this is encoded by the coding sequence ATGCCGTCCCTCGCCGGCACGCTGTTCCTCCTCGCCGCCGCCCTGCCCACGGCGATCGTCGGCGGCGTCGTCGGCTTCGGCACCGGGCTCACCATGCTCCCGCTGGTGGTCTGGGCCGTCGGGATCCGGGCCAGCGTCCCCGTGCTCACGATCGCGCTGCTCATCGGCAATTGCTCGCGGGCCTGGTGGAGCCGCCACGAGCTCGACTGGCGCGTCATCGGCGCTTACCTGGCCGGCGCCGTGCCCCTGGCCGCCCTGGGCTCCGTCGTCTACGCGGGCGCCCGGATCGAGTGGCTCTCGCGGCTCATGGGGGCCATGCTCCTGCTCTCCGTTCCGCTCCGGCGGTGGCTCGAGCGAGGGCCCCTCCGGATGCGGCTGCGCCACTTCCCCCTGCTCGGCGCGGTCACCGGCTTCCTGTCGGCGCTGGTCGCCGCCATCGGCCCCATCAACACGCCGTTCTTCCTCGGCTATGGCCTCCGCCGGGGTGCCTATGTGGGCACCGAAGCGGCCTGCATCGCGGTGGTACACCTGACCAAGACGCTCGTGTACGGGCGCTATGCGCTCGTCACGTCGGAGACCGGTGGGCTGGGGCTCGCGATCGGCGCGGTGATGTTCGTCGGCGCCTTCCTCGGACGCCGGATCCTGGATCGGATGAGCGACCGCGCCTTCGTGGCGCTCGTCGAGGTCCTGATCATGGCGCTGGGCGTCCTGTTCCTCGTGTTCCCGCCGCGCTGA
- a CDS encoding 2-hydroxyacid dehydrogenase, translating into MESTVLYWNRATAELYTVLREETPPGIALLLLESDDRAEARAKLARAEFLLIADWALTAADLEGAPRLRLVQHQGVGYERIDTGALAARKIPLCLCPAGTATGVGEHTLLLILALLKKVVVAHDALREGRWLQWGLRTETRDLEGKTLGLIGFGRTGRATARRARGFDVRLIAHDPYITLTPAERAEFGVELVERDRLLREADIVCCHVPLTDETRHLINRETLALMKPSAYLVNVSRGGVVDQDALVTALRARRIAGAGLDVFSPEPLPPGHPLTTLDNVVLTPHIAAGTLDAFRAKMRFAFANIRRFAQGEPPLEQVPGT; encoded by the coding sequence ATGGAGTCCACCGTCCTCTACTGGAACCGGGCCACGGCCGAGCTCTACACGGTCCTGCGGGAGGAGACGCCGCCCGGGATCGCGCTCCTGCTTCTCGAGTCGGACGATCGCGCGGAGGCGCGCGCCAAGCTCGCCCGGGCGGAGTTCCTCCTCATCGCCGACTGGGCCCTCACCGCCGCCGACCTCGAGGGCGCGCCGCGGCTCCGCCTCGTCCAGCATCAGGGCGTCGGCTACGAGCGGATCGACACGGGGGCGCTGGCGGCCCGGAAGATCCCCCTGTGCCTCTGCCCGGCCGGGACCGCCACCGGCGTCGGCGAGCACACCCTCCTCCTGATCCTCGCCCTCCTCAAGAAGGTCGTGGTCGCCCACGACGCGCTCCGGGAGGGCCGCTGGCTCCAGTGGGGTCTCCGCACCGAGACGCGTGACCTCGAGGGGAAGACCCTCGGCCTCATCGGGTTCGGGCGTACCGGACGCGCCACCGCCCGGCGGGCTCGCGGGTTCGACGTGCGCCTCATCGCCCACGATCCCTACATCACGCTGACGCCGGCCGAGCGGGCCGAGTTCGGCGTCGAGCTGGTCGAGCGGGACCGACTCCTCCGGGAGGCCGACATCGTCTGCTGTCATGTGCCGCTGACGGACGAGACCCGGCACCTGATCAACCGGGAGACGCTCGCCCTCATGAAGCCGTCCGCGTACCTCGTCAACGTGTCCCGGGGTGGCGTGGTCGATCAGGACGCGCTGGTCACCGCGCTCCGGGCCCGGCGGATCGCGGGGGCCGGGCTCGACGTCTTCAGCCCCGAGCCGCTCCCGCCCGGGCATCCGTTGACGACGCTCGACAACGTCGTCCTGACGCCGCACATCGCGGCCGGCACGCTCGACGCCTTCCGCGCGAAGATGCGCTTCGCCTTCGCCAACATCCGGCGCTTCGCCCAGGGCGAGCCGCCCCTCGAGCAGGTCCCCGGGACCTGA
- a CDS encoding CoA transferase, whose protein sequence is MRRAVSEARALAGLTVLDLATFVAAPFCSTLLGEFGAEVIKVEQPGVGDDLRRLGTLAAPGVSYWWLAESRNKKSVTCNLRAEEGQALIKRLVAQTDILTENFRPGTLERWNLGWDALRAVNPGLVLVRISAYGQTGPYADRPGFGRIAAAMSGISYLSGHPDRPPVTPGTPTIPDYLAGAVGAFGAMVALEHRRRTGEGQVVDVGLYEPMLRMLDELIPVYGATGRVRERIGSSAEHVVPHNHYQAADARWVAIACTNQRMFERLTQAMGRPDLRERFPTMADRLARREEVDALVQAWVGGFPAAEVLRQLDAAEVPNSLVYSVRDLFEDPHVKARDDVVGVPSPLGGVLQVAGIVPKLSRTPGAIQHLGPLTPGEHNAAIYCGRLGLSREELDTLRARGVV, encoded by the coding sequence GTGCGTCGAGCAGTGAGCGAGGCGCGGGCGCTGGCGGGCCTCACCGTCCTCGACCTGGCCACCTTCGTCGCCGCGCCGTTTTGCAGCACCCTGCTCGGCGAGTTCGGGGCCGAGGTGATCAAGGTCGAGCAGCCGGGCGTCGGCGACGACCTCCGGCGTCTCGGAACGCTGGCGGCGCCCGGGGTCTCCTACTGGTGGCTCGCGGAGTCGCGGAACAAGAAGTCGGTGACCTGTAACCTCCGCGCCGAGGAAGGTCAGGCGCTCATCAAGCGACTCGTCGCCCAGACGGACATCCTCACCGAGAACTTCCGCCCCGGCACCCTCGAGCGCTGGAATCTCGGCTGGGATGCCCTCCGCGCCGTCAACCCCGGCCTGGTCCTGGTCCGCATCTCCGCTTACGGCCAGACCGGACCGTACGCCGATCGGCCCGGATTCGGCCGGATCGCCGCCGCCATGAGCGGCATCAGCTACCTGTCCGGGCATCCCGATCGGCCGCCGGTGACGCCCGGCACCCCGACCATCCCCGACTACCTCGCCGGGGCGGTCGGCGCGTTCGGCGCCATGGTCGCCCTCGAGCACCGCCGGCGGACGGGCGAGGGCCAGGTGGTGGACGTCGGGCTGTACGAGCCGATGCTCCGGATGCTGGACGAGCTGATCCCCGTATACGGCGCGACCGGCCGGGTCCGCGAGCGGATCGGGTCGAGCGCCGAGCACGTGGTGCCCCACAACCACTACCAAGCGGCCGATGCCCGCTGGGTCGCGATCGCCTGCACCAACCAGCGGATGTTCGAGCGCCTCACCCAGGCCATGGGCCGGCCCGACCTCCGGGAGCGCTTTCCGACCATGGCCGATCGGCTCGCTCGCCGCGAGGAGGTGGACGCGCTCGTCCAGGCGTGGGTCGGCGGCTTCCCGGCGGCCGAGGTCCTGCGACAGCTCGACGCGGCCGAGGTCCCGAACTCGCTCGTCTACAGCGTCCGGGACCTGTTCGAGGATCCGCACGTCAAGGCGCGCGACGACGTCGTCGGGGTGCCGAGCCCGCTGGGCGGCGTGCTCCAGGTGGCCGGCATCGTCCCCAAGCTGAGCCGGACGCCCGGCGCCATCCAGCACCTGGGCCCGCTCACGCCGGGGGAGCACAACGCGGCGATCTACTGCGGGCGTCTGGGGCTCAGCCGCGAGGAGCTCGACACCCTTCGCGCCCGCGGCGTCGTCTGA